One Enterococcus silesiacus genomic window carries:
- a CDS encoding voltage-gated chloride channel protein: MENELSRPIKISIYMVKWFSITLLIGLIMGTLSAFFLKSLDLVTQIRMDNPWLLFILPISGGVFAFLYKKYGGNAIRGNNLVIDQANGERENIPLRLIPLTLFGTITTHLFGGSVGREGTAVQMGGTVANAVGRMFRLDKIEREIVIICGISAGFSSVFGTPLAGTIFGLEVLMIGRLRSDGLFPSFFAAFFANVVTESFGITHTHYGMGPIPDWSVLLFFKIMIAGICFGLVGWLFSRSIVLIKKVYANWVGNVVLRNFIGGVIVVAAVFILQTQRYLGLSLPLLKDAFNGDNHWFDFLGKLFFTALSLGAGYQGGEVTPLFEIGATLGSSLAVILHLSIPFLAGLGFIGVFSGATNTPIACFIMGIELFGGEAALFFFMICLISYMCSGNTGIYSAQKVEVEKGVLFLPLVTNWTNKKRN, from the coding sequence GTGGAAAATGAATTAAGTAGGCCAATAAAAATCAGCATCTATATGGTCAAGTGGTTCAGCATTACTTTGTTGATTGGGTTAATAATGGGGACGTTGTCTGCTTTTTTTCTGAAAAGTTTAGATTTAGTAACGCAAATTAGAATGGATAACCCGTGGCTTTTATTTATTCTGCCGATCAGCGGTGGTGTTTTTGCCTTCTTATATAAAAAGTATGGTGGAAATGCTATCAGAGGAAATAATCTTGTCATCGATCAAGCGAATGGTGAACGAGAGAATATTCCATTGCGACTTATTCCACTGACCTTATTTGGGACAATCACTACCCATTTATTTGGCGGTTCAGTTGGTCGTGAAGGGACCGCTGTTCAAATGGGAGGAACAGTAGCTAATGCTGTGGGGCGCATGTTTCGACTTGATAAAATTGAACGAGAAATCGTGATTATCTGTGGAATCAGCGCCGGGTTTAGTTCTGTTTTCGGAACTCCATTGGCGGGAACAATTTTTGGTTTGGAAGTCTTAATGATCGGTCGTTTGAGATCTGATGGTCTTTTTCCAAGTTTTTTTGCCGCTTTTTTTGCAAACGTCGTGACAGAGTCCTTTGGCATAACGCATACACATTATGGGATGGGGCCAATACCGGATTGGTCTGTACTCTTGTTTTTCAAAATAATGATTGCCGGGATTTGTTTTGGTTTAGTGGGCTGGTTATTCAGTCGTTCGATCGTCTTAATCAAAAAAGTCTATGCTAACTGGGTTGGAAATGTCGTTTTACGGAATTTTATCGGTGGAGTCATTGTGGTGGCAGCTGTTTTTATTTTACAGACTCAACGTTATCTGGGACTAAGTTTACCTTTATTAAAAGATGCGTTTAATGGGGATAATCACTGGTTCGATTTTCTGGGGAAACTCTTTTTCACAGCTCTTTCATTAGGTGCCGGCTATCAAGGTGGCGAGGTGACACCTTTATTTGAAATTGGTGCAACATTAGGTAGTAGTTTAGCCGTGATTCTTCATTTATCGATTCCCTTTTTAGCGGGACTAGGATTTATTGGTGTTTTTTCAGGAGCGACGAATACACCAATTGCTTGTTTTATTATGGGGATTGAACTATTTGGAGGCGAAGCAGCCTTATTTTTCTTTATGATTTGTTTGATCAGCTACATGTGTTCAGGGAATACTGGGATTTATTCGGCTCAAAAAGTGGAAGTAGAAAAAGGGGTTTTATTTTTACCGCTGGTGACGAACTGGACAAATAAAAAGAGAAATTAG
- a CDS encoding hydrolase, with product MTEKWREDQEYMSYVEDLLETEEVQRLGNYTQHVHSTRLDHSISVSYNSYKLAKKWNGDARATARAGLLHDLFYYDWRTTKFDEGTHAYMHPRIAVKNAEKLTELSDLERDIIIKHMWGATIAPPKYKESYIVTMVDKYCAVKEASEPMTNSVKAKWRQYFGRKESVQ from the coding sequence ATGACTGAAAAATGGCGTGAAGATCAAGAATATATGTCTTATGTGGAAGATTTGTTGGAAACGGAAGAAGTACAGCGTTTAGGTAATTACACGCAGCATGTTCACTCAACTCGTTTAGATCATTCAATCAGTGTTTCGTACAATAGTTATAAACTAGCTAAAAAATGGAATGGTGATGCCAGAGCAACGGCTCGTGCTGGACTGCTACATGATTTATTCTACTATGATTGGCGTACAACAAAATTTGATGAAGGAACGCATGCGTATATGCATCCTAGAATCGCTGTGAAAAATGCTGAGAAGCTAACAGAGCTTTCAGATTTAGAACGAGATATCATCATTAAGCACATGTGGGGAGCGACAATTGCTCCGCCAAAATATAAAGAAAGCTATATTGTTACAATGGTAGATAAATATTGTGCAGTGAAAGAAGCCTCTGAACCGATGACGAACTCGGTAAAAGCAAAATGGCGCCAATATTTCGGCAGAAAAGAATCTGTACAATAA
- a CDS encoding MATE family efflux transporter: MKELTHGNPAKLIFLFTIPLLIGNIFQQFYNMADMIIVGQTLGKDALAAVGSTGSITFLIIGFAQGLTAGLSILTSQRFGGQDYRGVKKSFATGIIISAVVTIVLTVLSLIFVRPMLQLMQTPKEIIEDAQTFISIIFVGIFAAMAFNLLSNIIRALGDSRTPLLFLIIASIINVVLDLVLIINFHMGVAGAGIATVTAQLVSSLLCVIYIRRKIPNLQLRKKDFSIDKREFRAHLNIALPMAFQSSIIAIGAIILQAALNSLGTDVVAAQAASGKIEQFATQPMMSFGIAMATFTAQNYGAKKYKRILQGVNQCLLMSIGFSLLAGGIVILFGQNLVMLFVSGKETEVLNLSQTYFNVNGSMYWLLAILFILRYTLQGLGQSVIPTLAGIMELIMRSFAAIILTASLGFVGAALASPLAWAGSVMVLLASYFKAIKRLKKLDQEQTYEAQSAR, from the coding sequence TTGAAAGAATTAACACATGGCAATCCTGCAAAATTGATTTTTCTCTTTACGATTCCTTTATTGATTGGCAATATTTTCCAACAGTTCTATAATATGGCTGATATGATTATCGTTGGACAAACTCTCGGAAAAGATGCTCTAGCAGCAGTTGGTTCGACTGGCAGTATTACTTTTTTGATTATTGGTTTTGCTCAAGGCTTAACAGCAGGTCTATCCATTCTGACGTCACAGCGCTTCGGCGGACAAGATTATCGCGGTGTGAAAAAAAGTTTTGCTACAGGAATCATCATTAGCGCAGTTGTGACAATTGTCTTGACTGTTTTAAGTTTGATTTTTGTTCGTCCTATGTTACAACTCATGCAGACGCCTAAAGAAATAATTGAAGATGCACAAACATTCATCTCCATTATTTTTGTGGGAATTTTTGCGGCAATGGCCTTTAATCTACTCTCAAATATAATTCGGGCCTTAGGAGATAGCAGAACGCCTCTTTTATTTTTGATCATTGCCAGTATCATCAATGTTGTGCTTGATTTAGTGTTGATCATCAATTTCCATATGGGCGTTGCTGGAGCTGGAATTGCAACTGTTACTGCCCAACTAGTATCTAGTCTTTTATGTGTGATTTATATTCGTCGGAAAATCCCTAATCTACAGTTACGTAAAAAAGACTTTTCGATCGATAAGCGTGAGTTTCGTGCTCATTTGAATATTGCTTTACCGATGGCCTTTCAATCATCGATCATTGCAATCGGCGCGATTATTTTACAAGCAGCTTTAAACAGTTTAGGCACAGATGTTGTCGCAGCTCAGGCAGCTTCTGGTAAGATCGAACAATTTGCGACCCAACCAATGATGTCTTTTGGTATTGCAATGGCAACCTTCACTGCTCAAAATTACGGTGCAAAAAAATATAAACGGATTTTGCAAGGCGTCAATCAATGTCTACTAATGAGTATTGGTTTCAGCCTTTTAGCTGGTGGTATTGTGATTTTGTTTGGGCAAAATCTGGTAATGCTGTTTGTCAGCGGAAAAGAAACAGAAGTCCTCAACCTTTCTCAAACTTATTTTAATGTCAACGGCAGTATGTACTGGCTGCTCGCAATCTTATTCATCCTCCGCTACACGCTGCAAGGCTTAGGTCAAAGCGTGATTCCTACTTTAGCTGGGATCATGGAGTTGATCATGCGCTCGTTTGCCGCCATTATTTTAACAGCATCCTTAGGTTTTGTTGGTGCAGCTCTCGCTTCTCCACTTGCTTGGGCGGGTTCTGTAATGGTCTTGCTTGCTTCCTACTTCAAAGCAATTAAACGCTTGAAAAAGTTAGATCAGGAACAAACATATGAAGCTCAATCAGCACGATAA